The following coding sequences lie in one Sphingobium sp. KCTC 72723 genomic window:
- a CDS encoding TIGR01244 family sulfur transferase has protein sequence MMTEYKQLSPKLSVRPQVEPAEVGELAARGIKGIVNARPDGEEPGQPTSAELAAEASRHGIVYTHIPVAPGQATADDGERFAKALRECDGKVVGFCRTGARATGLWELAGKPE, from the coding sequence ATGATGACCGAGTACAAGCAGCTCTCCCCCAAACTAAGCGTGCGCCCGCAGGTCGAACCGGCCGAAGTCGGCGAGTTGGCCGCGCGCGGCATCAAGGGCATCGTCAATGCGCGTCCCGACGGCGAGGAGCCGGGCCAGCCTACGTCCGCTGAACTGGCCGCCGAAGCGTCGCGGCACGGCATCGTCTACACCCATATTCCCGTCGCACCGGGACAGGCCACCGCAGACGACGGCGAGCGCTTCGCCAAAGCCCTGCGCGAGTGCGACGGCAAGGTCGTTGGCTTCTGCCGCACCGGCGCGCGCGCCACGGGCCTGTGGGAACTCGCCGGGAAGCCTGAGTAA
- a CDS encoding YeeE/YedE family protein produces the protein MEPLSPLVAIAGGLLIGGAAALLLLLNGRVAGVSGMLATATRIGAGGPPWRQAAAFVIGLPLGAALVAAFVRRPELVIAASPAALIVAGLLVGFGTRLGNGCTSGHGVCGMARLSPRSIVATLTFMATAALTVFVMRHVMGI, from the coding sequence ATGGAACCTCTCTCCCCCCTCGTGGCGATTGCCGGCGGTTTGCTGATTGGCGGGGCGGCGGCGCTGCTGCTGCTGCTGAACGGTCGTGTCGCTGGTGTGTCCGGAATGCTCGCCACCGCAACGCGGATCGGCGCAGGCGGGCCCCCGTGGCGCCAGGCGGCGGCGTTCGTGATCGGGCTGCCGCTCGGCGCGGCGTTGGTAGCAGCGTTCGTGCGGCGGCCGGAGCTCGTGATCGCCGCATCGCCCGCCGCGCTGATCGTTGCCGGACTGCTGGTCGGGTTCGGAACCCGGCTCGGTAACGGCTGCACCAGCGGACATGGCGTGTGCGGCATGGCGCGCCTGTCGCCGCGATCGATTGTGGCCACCCTGACCTTCATGGCCACCGCCGCGCTGACGGTCTTCGTCATGCGCCACGTGATGGGGATCTGA
- the traA gene encoding Ti-type conjugative transfer relaxase TraA, with product MAIFHFSVQVISRATGRSAVSAAAYRAGERLHDERLDRDHDFRARSGVEHSEILLPEGAPEQWRDRERLWNDVEAFEKRKDAQLAREVEFAIPREMTKAQGIELARDFVSAQFVDRGMIADLNVHWDIGADGQPKPHAHVMLTMREVVQREDGTAGFGAKVREWNEHGNVERWRERWETHVNTRLAELDIDARIDHRSLAEQGIDLEPQSKIGGPAHRMDAQGLEADRAELHREIARENGERIIADPGIALNAITHQQATFTNRDMAMFIHRHSDGQEQFNAAMRAVRNSPELIALGKDGRGDERFTSREMIETEQRMSRAADRLVMDRSDGLSAATTYVSRAAESGGLALGAEQEAALRHITGGRGLSLVLGYAGTGKSAMLGVARDVWESAGLNVRGAALAGIAAEGLENGSGIASRTIASMEHGWAQGRDLLTSRDVLVIDEAGMVGTRQMERVLSHAADVGAKVVLIGDPQQLQSIEAGAAFRAIHERHGGVEITQVRRQHEGWQQDATRHLATGRTGEAIAAYADKGMVHQAETREDARRDLVERWDRERQANPDASRIILTHTNAEVRDLNDAARAAMRNAGELGDERQVKTERGDRLFASGDRIMFLRNERSLEVKNGTLGTIEKVDEGHMSVRTDDGRVVAFDTKDYRDLDHGYAATIHKAQGMTVYRAHVLATPGMDRHGAYVAMSRHRDGMALHYGRDDFRDQSRLVRTLSRERGKDMATDYRQADPAREYAELRGISFGERVAEIVRPMVEKARGIFDNFRPNMPPQQERDIFAAFQPKAEPPAQERAVRHQPEHDTQPMRAGGVRGAVERYAKALDAIQQTRAQGLDAMPHQREAFDRARDALDAIRPEGSSDLNSAFRSSPELVREAAERRGQAAVRAMQLETEIRMDPFQRADRFVEGWQQLQRHHAELVRDGNFRSAKSAAQQMTGMAKSLERDAQLESVLGLRSRELGLEIGQQAGRSLSHDLASSIPFDHGRDISRGMSR from the coding sequence ATGGCGATCTTCCATTTCTCCGTTCAGGTCATCTCTCGCGCGACGGGCCGCTCCGCCGTCTCCGCTGCCGCCTATCGTGCGGGCGAGCGTCTGCACGACGAGCGCCTTGATCGCGACCATGATTTCCGTGCCCGCTCCGGTGTCGAGCATAGCGAAATCCTGTTGCCGGAAGGCGCGCCGGAACAATGGCGCGACCGCGAACGCCTCTGGAACGATGTCGAGGCCTTCGAGAAGCGCAAGGACGCCCAGCTTGCCCGCGAGGTCGAGTTCGCCATTCCGCGCGAAATGACCAAGGCGCAGGGCATCGAACTGGCCCGCGATTTCGTGTCAGCGCAGTTCGTGGATCGCGGCATGATCGCCGACCTCAATGTGCATTGGGACATTGGCGCGGACGGCCAGCCCAAGCCGCACGCCCATGTCATGCTCACCATGCGGGAGGTTGTGCAGCGCGAGGACGGCACCGCTGGCTTCGGGGCAAAGGTCCGCGAATGGAATGAGCATGGCAATGTCGAACGCTGGCGCGAACGCTGGGAGACCCATGTCAACACGCGCCTTGCCGAACTCGACATTGACGCGCGCATCGATCACCGCAGCCTTGCCGAGCAGGGCATCGACCTTGAACCGCAAAGCAAGATCGGCGGACCTGCACACCGGATGGACGCGCAAGGGCTGGAAGCCGATCGCGCCGAACTGCACCGCGAGATTGCGCGGGAGAATGGCGAACGCATCATCGCTGATCCCGGCATCGCCCTTAACGCCATCACCCACCAACAGGCCACATTCACCAACCGCGACATGGCGATGTTCATTCACCGGCATAGTGATGGACAGGAGCAGTTCAACGCCGCCATGCGCGCGGTGCGTAATTCGCCGGAACTGATCGCCCTGGGCAAGGACGGGCGCGGCGACGAGCGGTTCACGTCGCGCGAGATGATCGAGACCGAGCAGCGGATGAGCCGTGCGGCGGACAGGCTTGTGATGGACCGGAGCGATGGTCTCTCGGCGGCCACGACCTACGTCAGCCGCGCCGCCGAGAGTGGTGGCCTTGCCCTGGGAGCAGAGCAGGAAGCCGCGTTGCGCCATATAACGGGCGGGCGCGGATTGTCACTGGTGCTGGGTTATGCCGGGACCGGCAAAAGCGCTATGTTGGGCGTAGCGCGCGACGTGTGGGAAAGCGCGGGGCTGAATGTTCGCGGCGCGGCGCTCGCTGGCATCGCCGCCGAGGGACTGGAGAACGGCTCCGGCATTGCATCGCGCACCATTGCCAGCATGGAACATGGCTGGGCGCAAGGTCGCGACCTTTTGACCTCCCGTGATGTGCTGGTGATTGACGAGGCGGGCATGGTGGGCACACGCCAGATGGAGCGCGTGCTGTCCCATGCCGCCGATGTTGGCGCGAAGGTCGTCCTTATCGGTGATCCGCAGCAGTTGCAGTCGATCGAGGCGGGCGCGGCGTTCCGCGCGATTCATGAGCGCCATGGCGGCGTCGAGATCACGCAGGTTCGCCGCCAGCATGAAGGATGGCAGCAGGATGCTACCCGGCATCTTGCCACCGGCAGAACCGGCGAGGCGATTGCCGCCTATGCCGACAAGGGCATGGTGCATCAGGCCGAGACGCGCGAGGACGCTCGCCGCGATCTTGTCGAGCGCTGGGATCGCGAACGGCAAGCAAACCCCGATGCGAGCCGCATCATCCTGACCCACACCAATGCCGAGGTGCGCGACCTCAACGATGCCGCGCGCGCAGCGATGCGCAATGCAGGCGAATTGGGCGATGAGCGCCAGGTGAAGACCGAGCGCGGCGACCGCCTGTTCGCGTCTGGCGACCGCATCATGTTCCTGCGCAACGAACGCAGCCTGGAAGTGAAGAACGGGACGCTGGGCACGATCGAGAAGGTGGACGAAGGCCATATGTCCGTCCGCACCGATGACGGGCGTGTCGTGGCTTTTGACACCAAGGACTATCGCGACCTGGACCACGGCTATGCTGCCACCATCCACAAGGCGCAGGGCATGACCGTATACAGAGCGCATGTGCTGGCGACGCCGGGGATGGATCGCCACGGGGCTTATGTCGCCATGTCCCGCCATCGTGACGGCATGGCGCTTCATTATGGCCGCGACGATTTTCGCGATCAGTCCCGGCTTGTCCGCACGCTTTCGCGCGAGCGCGGCAAGGATATGGCGACCGATTACAGACAAGCCGACCCGGCAAGGGAATATGCCGAGCTGCGTGGCATTAGCTTCGGCGAGCGGGTCGCGGAAATCGTCAGGCCCATGGTCGAGAAAGCGCGCGGGATCTTCGACAATTTCCGGCCGAACATGCCGCCGCAGCAGGAGCGCGACATTTTCGCGGCCTTCCAGCCCAAGGCCGAGCCGCCCGCGCAGGAGCGGGCCGTTCGGCACCAGCCCGAACATGATACGCAGCCGATGCGCGCTGGCGGCGTGCGCGGTGCGGTGGAGCGCTATGCCAAAGCGCTGGACGCGATCCAGCAGACTCGCGCGCAAGGTCTCGACGCCATGCCCCACCAGCGCGAGGCGTTCGACAGGGCGCGGGATGCACTGGACGCGATCCGGCCCGAAGGTTCGTCGGACCTGAACAGCGCGTTCCGCAGCAGCCCGGAGCTTGTTCGCGAGGCCGCCGAGCGGCGCGGGCAGGCCGCCGTGCGGGCGATGCAGTTGGAAACCGAAATCCGCATGGACCCGTTCCAGCGCGCCGACCGGTTCGTGGAAGGCTGGCAGCAATTGCAGCGCCATCATGCCGAGTTGGTGCGCGACGGCAATTTCCGGAGCGCGAAGAGCGCCGCGCAGCAGATGACAGGCATGGCGAAAAGCCTCGAACGCGACGCCCAGCTTGAATCGGTGCTGGGCCTGCGCAGCCGCGAGCTTGGGCTTGAGATCGGCCAGCAGGCGGGCCGCAGCCTCTCCCATGACCTCGCATCCTCCATTCCCTTCGATCACGGACGCGACATCAGTCGCGGCATGAGCCGCTAA
- a CDS encoding conjugal transfer protein TraD codes for MRKPRDFDSELKALADKAKALRERRVRQLGELVTATGADTLDADVLAGALLHAATVKDATTKEGWRKAGAGFFLGKGGKPAGGPSGQQSGTLPFDGGGTSA; via the coding sequence ATGCGTAAACCGCGCGATTTTGATTCGGAACTCAAAGCCCTGGCCGACAAGGCCAAGGCACTCAGGGAACGGCGCGTGCGCCAGCTTGGCGAACTGGTGACGGCGACCGGGGCCGATACGCTCGACGCCGATGTGCTCGCCGGGGCGCTGCTCCATGCCGCCACGGTGAAAGACGCCACGACAAAGGAGGGCTGGCGGAAGGCGGGCGCAGGCTTCTTTCTCGGCAAAGGCGGCAAGCCTGCGGGCGGACCTTCTGGCCAGCAAAGCGGCACTCTCCCGTTCGACGGCGGCGGGACATCGGCTTGA
- a CDS encoding HEPN domain-containing protein gives MMLRTDADHLPAPIRDELLRVTTILFEAFEETTKGRCSEHFRAGRILTLILHGPHAEKDWEEIAPGEAFRLLAIVNYPRLVRSERDWRLVRDRLRRAWEHGEITRPVRLSVESLERLNGALVEGNPYFVTIAEQGIALYQMERLRLPESRHLAVRERAIRGVAEFIRWHNRGTGFLAGATFYRDRGDAPMAALMLHQACEHFYLCVLRSISLHAPRTHALDELREAAEALNPSLCSAWPRDSRFKRRAFGCIRRAYVEARYGRSYRISGEELAWAFARVEILAERAACAVADHQASLAACLPAPMLPPPTEPTTAIALSQPVRPANMLQRTWRVVRRANSSQGPWNPLTPVRQYWRSDRFMGWVDHLPLAIVGLCLFMAGAEAMLWRVKSAQAVRSKPADLSAVLDFDVRADTVLGAVMDVAQRAGYRVNANDDIWAVRWTGAYRAKATTFDALADILYGSGLCPAIRESVITVRYCDKNSPPMAAMVEYHTEPDGSVRLSVPR, from the coding sequence ATGATGCTGCGCACCGATGCCGATCATCTGCCCGCGCCGATCCGGGACGAGCTTCTCCGCGTCACGACAATCCTGTTCGAGGCGTTCGAGGAAACGACCAAGGGCCGATGTTCCGAACATTTCCGGGCGGGCCGCATCCTCACCCTGATCCTGCATGGGCCTCACGCCGAGAAGGACTGGGAAGAGATCGCGCCGGGGGAAGCCTTCCGCCTGCTGGCAATCGTCAACTATCCCCGCCTTGTCCGCAGCGAACGCGACTGGCGACTGGTGCGTGATCGGCTCCGCCGCGCTTGGGAGCATGGCGAAATTACCCGCCCGGTGCGGCTGAGCGTGGAAAGCCTTGAGCGGCTCAACGGCGCGCTTGTCGAGGGCAATCCCTATTTCGTTACCATCGCCGAGCAGGGAATCGCGCTCTACCAGATGGAGCGCTTGCGACTGCCAGAGTCGCGCCACCTGGCAGTGCGGGAACGGGCTATCCGGGGTGTGGCGGAGTTCATCCGGTGGCATAATCGCGGAACCGGATTTCTGGCTGGCGCGACTTTCTATCGGGACCGGGGCGATGCGCCGATGGCGGCGCTGATGCTGCATCAGGCGTGCGAGCATTTCTATCTGTGCGTCCTGCGGTCGATCAGCCTGCACGCCCCGCGCACCCATGCGCTCGATGAACTGCGCGAGGCGGCGGAAGCGCTGAACCCGAGTCTGTGTTCTGCATGGCCGCGCGACAGCCGGTTCAAGCGCCGCGCGTTCGGCTGCATCCGCCGTGCCTATGTCGAAGCGCGCTATGGGCGATCCTACCGCATTTCGGGCGAGGAACTGGCATGGGCCTTCGCGCGGGTGGAGATACTGGCGGAACGTGCGGCGTGCGCGGTCGCGGATCATCAAGCCTCGCTTGCAGCATGTCTGCCAGCACCCATGCTTCCGCCGCCCACAGAGCCAACGACAGCGATAGCCCTTTCCCAGCCTGTTCGCCCCGCAAACATGCTGCAACGGACATGGCGGGTCGTGCGACGTGCCAACTCGTCACAGGGCCCATGGAATCCCCTTACGCCAGTTCGCCAGTATTGGCGCTCGGACAGGTTCATGGGCTGGGTTGACCATCTGCCCTTGGCGATAGTCGGCCTATGCCTTTTCATGGCTGGCGCAGAGGCAATGCTATGGAGGGTGAAGTCCGCGCAAGCCGTGCGTTCCAAACCCGCCGACCTGTCCGCCGTGCTGGACTTCGACGTGCGCGCCGACACGGTGCTGGGCGCGGTCATGGACGTTGCGCAAAGGGCGGGCTACCGGGTCAACGCGAACGATGACATTTGGGCGGTGCGGTGGACCGGAGCCTATCGCGCCAAGGCGACGACCTTCGACGCGCTGGCGGACATTCTCTATGGCTCCGGCCTGTGTCCCGCGATCCGGGAGAGCGTCATAACCGTGCGCTATTGCGACAAGAACAGCCCACCAATGGCAGCGATGGTCGAGTATCATACAGAACCGGACGGCAGTGTGCGCTTGTCGGTTCCGCGCTAA
- a CDS encoding MBL fold metallo-hydrolase, which produces METNTHLQAAIAGVKAVVSGAKPGPIVKAFFDEETFTATYVVSDPTTRKAAIVDSVLDFDQASGCTGYASADAVISYVQSEGLAVEWLLETHAHADHLSAAPYLQEKLGGKLAIGAEIVTVQKVFGKIFNEGTRFERDGSQFDVLLNDGNTLQIGELELIALHVPGHTPADMAYVIGDALFTGDTMFMPDYGSARADFPGGDARALYRSVRRLMQLPDATRVFLCHDYKAPNRDHFVWETTMLAERTSNVHLHKDVSEDEFVAMRTQRDVTLGMPKLILPAIQVNMRGGQLPEPEDNGEVYLKLPLNVLR; this is translated from the coding sequence ATGGAAACCAACACTCATCTCCAAGCTGCCATTGCCGGGGTCAAGGCCGTCGTCTCCGGCGCAAAGCCCGGGCCAATCGTCAAGGCGTTCTTCGACGAGGAGACCTTCACCGCGACTTACGTGGTCAGCGATCCGACTACCCGCAAGGCGGCGATCGTCGACAGCGTGCTCGACTTCGACCAAGCCTCGGGCTGCACCGGCTATGCCTCGGCAGACGCGGTGATCTCATACGTTCAGTCGGAAGGTCTGGCGGTCGAGTGGCTGCTGGAAACGCACGCTCACGCCGACCACCTGTCGGCGGCACCGTACCTGCAAGAGAAGCTCGGCGGCAAGCTCGCCATCGGGGCTGAGATCGTCACAGTACAGAAGGTGTTCGGCAAGATCTTCAACGAAGGCACCCGCTTCGAGCGCGACGGATCGCAGTTCGACGTCCTGTTGAACGACGGCAACACCTTGCAGATCGGTGAGCTCGAACTGATCGCACTGCACGTGCCCGGCCATACCCCAGCCGACATGGCATACGTAATCGGGGATGCGCTGTTTACCGGCGACACCATGTTCATGCCGGACTACGGCTCAGCACGAGCAGACTTCCCAGGGGGAGATGCGCGCGCGCTGTATCGTTCGGTGCGGCGACTGATGCAGCTGCCGGACGCCACCCGGGTGTTCCTGTGCCACGACTACAAGGCGCCCAATCGCGACCACTTCGTGTGGGAAACCACCATGCTGGCGGAGCGGACCAGCAACGTGCACCTGCACAAGGATGTCAGCGAGGACGAGTTCGTGGCCATGCGCACGCAGCGCGATGTCACGCTGGGCATGCCCAAGCTGATCCTGCCCGCGATCCAGGTCAACATGCGCGGAGGCCAATTGCCCGAGCCTGAGGACAACGGCGAAGTGTACCTCAAGCTGCCGCTCAACGTGCTGCGCTAG
- a CDS encoding DUF6118 family protein: MDDEQSLLNEPEPEPRPNAAAEAFAHLSERVAVMEERLEGRMAVMARALEHIAIEKQSLEFPDYAPTLAKMNGYLATVAGQTKTIMDAPAMQLTPENMAERIGEAAQAARATDRATIKQSQELHHQVHADQMRAVGTIRTKQEQRWHMAYCGGGAALTMSLLWLIYPGWAASIGPQSWLWPERVARRTLGEASLWDAGIRLMRAGNPEGWRAIVDATDLARENRDTIAACEKAAAKAGKPVRCTISIRKR; the protein is encoded by the coding sequence ATGGACGACGAACAGAGCCTTTTGAATGAACCCGAGCCGGAACCCCGGCCCAATGCCGCCGCCGAGGCGTTTGCGCACCTCTCGGAGCGCGTGGCTGTTATGGAGGAACGGCTTGAAGGGCGCATGGCGGTGATGGCCCGCGCGCTTGAGCATATCGCCATCGAGAAGCAGAGCCTCGAGTTCCCCGACTACGCGCCGACGCTTGCGAAGATGAACGGCTATCTCGCGACGGTGGCGGGGCAGACGAAGACAATCATGGATGCGCCCGCCATGCAGTTGACGCCGGAGAACATGGCGGAGCGGATCGGCGAGGCCGCGCAGGCCGCCCGCGCGACCGATAGGGCAACCATCAAGCAGTCACAGGAATTGCATCATCAAGTCCATGCGGATCAAATGCGCGCGGTCGGGACCATTCGGACCAAACAGGAACAGCGCTGGCACATGGCCTATTGCGGCGGCGGCGCGGCGCTGACCATGTCGCTTCTGTGGCTGATCTATCCCGGCTGGGCGGCCAGCATTGGCCCGCAAAGCTGGCTCTGGCCGGAACGTGTGGCGCGTCGCACGCTGGGCGAGGCGTCTCTATGGGATGCCGGTATCCGTCTCATGCGTGCCGGTAACCCCGAAGGCTGGCGGGCGATTGTGGACGCCACCGACCTGGCTCGTGAGAACCGCGATACCATTGCCGCGTGCGAGAAGGCGGCCGCCAAAGCAGGCAAGCCGGTGCGTTGCACCATCAGCATCAGAAAGCGTTGA
- a CDS encoding SulP family inorganic anion transporter: MSKLARYLPILAWGRFYDRQTLVSDGVAAGIVTIMLIPQSLAYAMLAGLPPEVGLYASILPILAYAIFGTSRTLAVGPVAVISLMTLAAAGTVAPPGTPEFIAAALVLALLSGLILVLMGVLKLGFLANLLSHPVVSGFITASGIIIATGQAKSILGIQASGEAMPELLATLTRNIGATNLPTLIIGLASLAFLFWVRKGLKPTLMRLGMAARPADLTAKAGPIAAVVLSTMAVAAFDLEAKGVKVVGEIPQSLPPLTVPLFDLSLWQQLIVPALLLSVIGFVESVSVAQTLAAKRRQRIDPDQELIGLGAANIAASFSGGYPVTGGFARSVVNFDAGAETPAAGAITAVGIAIAALFLTPLLASLPIATLAATIIVAVLSLVDFKTVRTVWRYSRADFAAMAATILITLGFGVEPGVMAGVALSLALLLWRTSRPHAAIVGRVPGTEHFRNVARHPVVTDPAIITIRVDESLTYLNARWLEEYVLEEIAEQPQVRHVILMGSAINAIDASALESLEAINHRLADAGIRLHLSEVKGPVMDRLARSHLLADLTGQVFLSQDDAFSTLLSAPDDAGAMTPREDLWLARGLI; encoded by the coding sequence GTGTCGAAGCTCGCTCGCTATCTGCCCATCCTGGCATGGGGCCGCTTCTACGACCGGCAGACGCTGGTCAGCGACGGCGTAGCGGCGGGCATCGTCACGATCATGCTCATCCCGCAGAGCCTGGCCTACGCCATGCTGGCGGGTCTTCCGCCCGAAGTGGGCCTCTACGCCTCGATCCTCCCGATCCTCGCCTACGCCATCTTCGGCACCAGCCGCACGCTCGCGGTGGGGCCGGTAGCGGTCATCTCGCTTATGACACTGGCCGCCGCAGGCACTGTGGCGCCGCCGGGGACTCCTGAGTTCATCGCGGCGGCGTTGGTTCTGGCATTGCTGTCCGGCCTTATCCTGGTGCTGATGGGCGTGCTCAAACTGGGATTTTTGGCAAACCTGCTGTCGCATCCGGTGGTCTCGGGGTTCATCACCGCATCCGGCATCATCATCGCGACGGGGCAGGCGAAGTCGATCCTTGGCATCCAGGCGTCGGGCGAAGCCATGCCCGAGCTGCTGGCGACGCTGACCCGCAACATCGGTGCCACCAATCTGCCGACGCTGATCATCGGGCTCGCCTCGCTCGCGTTCCTGTTCTGGGTCCGCAAGGGTCTCAAGCCCACCTTGATGCGGCTCGGCATGGCGGCCCGCCCGGCGGACCTGACCGCCAAGGCCGGGCCGATTGCGGCGGTGGTGCTGTCGACCATGGCGGTGGCCGCCTTCGATCTCGAAGCCAAAGGTGTGAAAGTCGTCGGCGAAATCCCGCAGAGCCTGCCGCCCCTCACGGTTCCGCTGTTTGACCTAAGCCTGTGGCAGCAGTTGATTGTCCCAGCGCTGCTGCTGTCGGTGATCGGCTTCGTAGAGTCCGTCTCAGTCGCGCAGACCCTGGCGGCCAAGCGGCGCCAACGGATCGACCCGGACCAAGAACTGATCGGGCTGGGTGCGGCCAACATCGCCGCGTCGTTTTCCGGCGGCTATCCCGTCACGGGCGGGTTCGCGCGCAGCGTGGTGAATTTCGATGCGGGAGCGGAGACGCCTGCGGCGGGCGCCATCACTGCGGTTGGAATCGCCATCGCCGCATTATTCCTCACTCCGCTGCTGGCCTCGCTGCCGATAGCGACGTTGGCCGCTACAATTATCGTCGCCGTGCTCAGCCTGGTGGACTTCAAGACCGTGCGCACGGTCTGGCGCTATTCGCGCGCGGACTTCGCGGCAATGGCTGCGACGATACTTATCACGCTCGGTTTTGGGGTGGAGCCTGGCGTGATGGCGGGGGTCGCGCTGAGTCTGGCGCTGCTGTTGTGGCGAACCTCGCGGCCCCATGCAGCCATTGTGGGGCGCGTGCCGGGAACCGAGCATTTTCGTAATGTCGCTCGCCACCCTGTTGTCACCGATCCCGCGATCATCACGATCCGCGTCGACGAGAGCCTCACCTACCTCAACGCTCGCTGGCTAGAGGAGTATGTGCTCGAGGAAATCGCCGAGCAGCCACAGGTGCGCCATGTCATCTTGATGGGCTCGGCCATCAACGCGATTGACGCGTCCGCACTCGAGAGCCTTGAGGCGATCAATCACCGCCTCGCCGATGCCGGCATCAGGTTGCACCTGTCTGAAGTGAAAGGCCCCGTGATGGACCGGCTGGCCCGTTCACACTTGCTCGCCGATCTGACCGGCCAGGTGTTCCTGTCGCAGGACGACGCCTTTTCGACATTGCTGTCAGCGCCTGACGATGCAGGCGCCATGACCCCGCGCGAAGACTTGTGGCTTGCGCGCGGACTGATCTGA
- a CDS encoding YeeE/YedE family protein — MRSVLTALLVGAVFGAGLVLSDMVNPARVQAFLDVTGQWDPTLMFVMGAALLPSALAYLVRRKLTRPVLADRFVVPENAAPDRRLLTGAALFGIGWGIAGFCPGPALAGLVLGAWQAWLFVAAMLVGMIAHRLLPALSESQPDPRSAN, encoded by the coding sequence ATGCGCAGTGTCCTTACCGCCTTGCTTGTCGGCGCGGTGTTTGGCGCTGGACTGGTCCTGTCCGACATGGTCAATCCGGCGCGCGTTCAGGCGTTTCTTGATGTGACGGGGCAATGGGACCCGACGCTGATGTTCGTGATGGGCGCCGCGCTGCTCCCTTCCGCCCTCGCTTACCTGGTCCGGCGCAAGCTGACACGGCCGGTACTGGCAGACCGCTTCGTGGTGCCGGAAAACGCTGCGCCCGACCGGCGCCTGCTGACCGGCGCGGCGCTGTTCGGCATCGGCTGGGGCATCGCCGGATTCTGCCCGGGCCCCGCGCTGGCCGGGCTGGTGCTGGGCGCGTGGCAGGCTTGGCTGTTCGTGGCCGCTATGCTGGTGGGCATGATCGCGCATCGCTTGTTGCCCGCGCTCAGCGAAAGCCAGCCTGACCCCCGATCTGCCAACTAG
- a CDS encoding ArsR/SmtB family transcription factor: MADPIGQFEEQAAEAVSLLKALANEPRLLVLCHLAEGNELSVGDLAHRVSLSQSALSQHLAKLREQKLVTTRKDAQSVFYRVGDPKALQLLSLLHDLFCPDLGHAGATEPTRS, translated from the coding sequence GTGGCAGATCCAATCGGGCAGTTCGAGGAGCAGGCGGCGGAGGCAGTCAGCTTGCTCAAGGCATTGGCAAACGAGCCTCGTCTGCTGGTGCTGTGTCATCTAGCTGAAGGCAACGAGCTGTCGGTTGGCGATCTCGCGCATCGCGTCAGCCTGAGCCAATCGGCGCTATCTCAGCATCTGGCCAAGCTGCGTGAGCAGAAGCTGGTGACCACCCGCAAGGACGCGCAGAGCGTGTTCTACAGAGTGGGCGATCCAAAGGCGCTGCAACTGCTGTCTCTCCTTCATGACCTGTTTTGCCCTGATCTGGGCCATGCAGGTGCGACTGAACCGACCAGGAGCTGA
- a CDS encoding conjugal transfer protein TraD, translating to MRDWAIARRERTRHLIELGGLVIKAGLVDLTDDDRPTLYGAFLTVAERLRGEERGNALALWKRKGKRAFEAERDGG from the coding sequence ATGCGGGACTGGGCCATCGCACGCCGCGAACGCACGCGGCATCTGATCGAATTGGGCGGCCTCGTCATCAAAGCGGGGCTAGTCGATCTGACCGACGATGATCGCCCCACTCTTTACGGCGCGTTCCTCACCGTCGCGGAACGACTGCGCGGTGAGGAACGGGGCAACGCACTTGCCCTTTGGAAGCGCAAGGGCAAGCGAGCGTTCGAGGCGGAACGGGACGGCGGTTAG